Proteins encoded within one genomic window of Pygocentrus nattereri isolate fPygNat1 chromosome 9, fPygNat1.pri, whole genome shotgun sequence:
- the ctnnbip1 gene encoding beta-catenin-interacting protein 1 codes for MNREEAPGKSPEEMYIQQKVRVLLMLKKMGSNLTPNEEAFLRNYAGVVHSQMSQLPQHNIDQGAEDVVMAFSRSETEDRRQ; via the exons ATGAACCGTGAGGAGGCCCCTGGAAAGTCTCCTGAGGAGATGTACATTCAGCAGAAGGTGCGGGTGCTCCTCATGTTGAAGAAGATGGGATCAAAC CTGACACCAAATGAGGAAGCGTTCCTGCGGAACTATGCAGGCGTGGTGCACAGTCAGATGAGCCAGCTCCCACAGCACAACATCGATCAGG GTGCAGAGGACGTGGTGATGGCCTTCTCCAGATCAGAGACGGAGGACAGAAGGCAGTGA